TCTTGCGGTTGGCCAACTCGGCCTACTTCGGGGCGACCCACAAGATCGCCTCCCTCCGGGACGCCGTTGTCCGCCTCGGATCCAAGCAGCTCTTCCAGCTCATGCTTACCGTGGCCGTGGCCCCCCGTATGTCCCCGGCCGTCTCCGGGTACGATATGCCGGCCTGCGCCCTGCTCGAGCAGTCCCTGGCCGTCGCGGTGGCCTCGGAACTCTCGGCCGCTACCCTCGACATCCAGGCTCCTCCCCATACCTTCACAGCCGGTCTCCTGGCCAACATCGGCAAAATCGTCCTTGGCCAATTCCTGGAGGTCAGCGGTCAGGAAATCGTCTCCTTGGCTGAGGAACGGGAAATCCCATTCGACCAGGCCGAGCGGGAGATCCTCGGCATCGACCACCTTGAGGTCGGCGCCGAACTGCTCAGGAACTGGTCCATCCCCGAAGAAATTGTCCAAGTGGTTAGATACCGGCTCCAGCCCGATCTTCTCCCGTCCCGGAATCTTGCCTTGGATCTCGTCCATGTCGGAGACGCCATCACCAGGATGACCGGTATCGGCCAGGGATTCGACGGTATGCACTACCCGATTTCCGGGCAGGTGATCGAGCGTCTGGGCATGAATTCCAGGCATGTCGAACAAATTATGAGCCTGCTCGTCGACCGGGTCGAGGAGTTGCAGCGGCTTCTGCCCAAGTGCGAGGGGGATATCTGACCGGAACCCAACGATCCGCAGAGCAAGGTCACGTCGCCGTCAAAAAAAACGACCCCGCCAAGGTCGAGGTCTTCCATCCCAGGAACACCCTTTGAATCATGCCCCGAATCCGGTCAATTTGGCATAGACCCGGGCATAGTCCGAGGCCATGGCCTCCACGGTGTACAGGGCCGACTCCTGTATAGCCCGTTCGACTACGCTCGACCTCAAGGCATCGTCGGTCAGAATGCGGCGCAGGACTAAACCCAGTGCCGAGGCCTCGGCCCGTGGAAAAACTAGGCCGGTCAGGCCGTCTTGGACCAGCTCAAGGTTGGAGGGCAGGTCGGAAGCCACCACCGGGACCCCGCAGACCCAGCCCTCCTTTATTGCTGCACTGCTCCCTTCGCCATCCTGGGAGGGCACCACGAGAACGTCCGCTTCCGGCAAAACCAGTCGGCTGTCCACGTGGCCAGGAAACCGGACCCGCTCCGAAATCCCTAGATCTCTAGCTAAAACCTCCAGTTCCCCCCGAAGTGGACCTTTCCCGACCAGAACAGCCTCCCATGGCAAATCCTGCATCCCGGCAAGGGCCCGAAGAAGGACCGCATGCCCCTTCTGGGCCGTCAGCGCCCCCATCAGACAGATGACGGGAAGCGGACTAATCCGGTCTCGACAAGGCCTATACCTTCCCGGATCAATGGCGCTGTGTCGGACATGGAGTCGATTTCGTTCGACGCCGCATTGAGCCATGATCTCCAGAATTTCACGACTGACGCAGACTACGGCCCCGCCACGTCTGTATTTCCAGAACCCGGTTTGGGAGGGAGGATAGGACACCCGGCGGGTATGCACAAGACGAATCTTTCCTGGAAGCAGAAAAGAAAGGAACGCCCCGAGGCCAGCTGCTCGGGGCTCGTGGGTGTGGATGATGGCTGCCGAAACCCGACGAATCAAACCCAGGAGGGAGAGCCAGTTCCTTGGGTCATAGTCCCAACGGGACGGGAGGGCCTCTGTTTGGAGATTCCGAGACCGGGCCTCAATTAGAAGCGGGCTTCCAGTCGGACAGGCCAGCAAAGGTTCCCAAGGACCGCGGCCGGCCTGGGATCCGGCCAGGTACAGGACTTGGCGCTGCCCGCCGCGAAAGTCAGGGCCCAGGTCCAGATGGAGCACTCGTTGCCGGGCCATATCCCGGAGCATACAGTCCGGCCCCTCAAAGAAAAGGGGTGCCGGTTTTTTGCAGATCGTCCTGGAGCATGGCCCGAAGTTTCCGGCTCATGGGTCCGGGTCGGACGTCGTGGATCGCCCTGCCGTTGTAACGAACCACACTCACGGCATCGATGGAGGTTCCCAGAAGGATCACCTCACGGGCATCGTAGATCTCCGACTCCCGTATCGACCGGGTGATTGTCGAAATACCTGACAGGGCCAGCAGTTCCAAGGTCCGGGCCAAGGTCGTGCCAACCAGGACGTGGGTCGTGTCCGGAATCACGACCTGCCCGTCTTGACCAACAATGACCACGTTTTCGGCCGCGCCCTCGGCCAAATGGTTGTCTGGAGTGAAGCCCAGTGTGTAGTCACACCCCTTTTCGGCCGCCTCCATCTTCATCAACACGTTGTTCAGGTAATTGACGGTCTTCAGCCCGACCTGATGCCCTGGCTTGACCGGAATGCCCGACCGGCAGGCCGTGACCCCATTTTCCCAGAATGATTCCGGTCGTTGAGGAAATCTTCGTGCGACCACATACAGACTCGGGAAGGCGCACTCCCGGGGATCGGGCGTGAACCCGCCAGGGCCTCGTCCGATAAAGATGGTCAAAATTCCGCGTTTCCGGCCACCCGTTTGGGCCACGCCGATAACGATATCTCGAATCTCCGGCCATGGGCAGGGGGGCGTGAGCTTGATTCCATGCAGTGAACGACCCATTCTGTCCAGATGTGCGTCGAGCTGGTAGATCTTGCCGTCAACATACTTGAGAGTCTCAAAGGCCCCGTCTCCCCGATGGACGAGATGGTCGTCCAGCGGAACGAGCATGAGACGGGGGTTGGTCATAACCGCCCTCAGCCGGTGGTCATAGAAGGCGAAGATATTCTCTTCGCCCGGCCGGTCCAGGGCCAGAATACGCTCCAGAAATCCGTATTCGTCGATTGTATTCAGCATGTCCGCATCACCGACCGGTTATCCGCAGCAAATCCATCTCCACGAGTTTCTCGGCAATCTGGACGGCGTTCAAGGCCGCACCTTTACGCAGATTGTCGGATACGACCCAGAGGTTCAAACCGTTGGGGATGGTCTCGTCTTCCCGGATCCGCCCGACCATGGTTTCGTCGCCTCCTGCGGCCAGAATCGGCATGGGGTAGAGTTTCTCGTCCGGATTGTCCACGACCCGCACCCCCGGGGCCTGGCTCAGAATGACCCGGGCCTCCTTGGCCGAAAGCTTCTTTTCAGTCTCAATGTTCACCGACTCCGAGTGGCTGTAGAACACAGGCACTCGTACACAGGTGGCCGTGACCCGGATGTCGGGATCGCCCATGATCTTGACCGTTTCGTGGACCATCTTCATCTCTTCCTTGGTGTATTCGTTCTCCAGGAAAACGTCGATGTGGGGAAGGCAATTGAAGGCGATCTGGTATGGGTAGACCTTGGCTTCGGGCTCGCGCATGCCAAACAGGTCCCGAACCTGCTGCTCGAGTTCGGCGATTGCCTTCTGGCCGGTGCCGGACACGGCCTGGTAGGTGGACACCACCACCCGCTTGATGCGGGCGGCGTCGTGGAGGGGTTTCAAAGCCACAACCATCTGGATAGTCGAACAGTTAGGGTTGGCGATGATGCCCTTGTGCCACGCGAGGTCATGGGGGTTGACTTCCGGAACTACCAAAGGACACTCGGGATCCATTCTCCACGCGCTCGAATTGTCCACCACCACGCAGCCGGACGCGGCCGCCACCGGGGCGAACCTCTCGGACACCGAACCCCCGGCCGAGAACAGGGCCAGATCCACACCGGTGAAGGAGTCATCCTTCAATTCGGCCACGGTCACCTCGGCATCGCCGAAAGGGACCTTCATGCCCACGGACCGAACCGAGGCCAGGGCCCTGATCTC
This window of the Deltaproteobacteria bacterium genome carries:
- a CDS encoding glycosyltransferase family 1 protein → MLRDMARQRVLHLDLGPDFRGGQRQVLYLAGSQAGRGPWEPLLACPTGSPLLIEARSRNLQTEALPSRWDYDPRNWLSLLGLIRRVSAAIIHTHEPRAAGLGAFLSFLLPGKIRLVHTRRVSYPPSQTGFWKYRRGGAVVCVSREILEIMAQCGVERNRLHVRHSAIDPGRYRPCRDRISPLPVICLMGALTAQKGHAVLLRALAGMQDLPWEAVLVGKGPLRGELEVLARDLGISERVRFPGHVDSRLVLPEADVLVVPSQDGEGSSAAIKEGWVCGVPVVASDLPSNLELVQDGLTGLVFPRAEASALGLVLRRILTDDALRSSVVERAIQESALYTVEAMASDYARVYAKLTGFGA
- a CDS encoding aminodeoxychorismate lyase, which encodes MLNTIDEYGFLERILALDRPGEENIFAFYDHRLRAVMTNPRLMLVPLDDHLVHRGDGAFETLKYVDGKIYQLDAHLDRMGRSLHGIKLTPPCPWPEIRDIVIGVAQTGGRKRGILTIFIGRGPGGFTPDPRECAFPSLYVVARRFPQRPESFWENGVTACRSGIPVKPGHQVGLKTVNYLNNVLMKMEAAEKGCDYTLGFTPDNHLAEGAAENVVIVGQDGQVVIPDTTHVLVGTTLARTLELLALSGISTITRSIRESEIYDAREVILLGTSIDAVSVVRYNGRAIHDVRPGPMSRKLRAMLQDDLQKTGTPFL
- a CDS encoding aspartate-semialdehyde dehydrogenase, whose product is MSKKFVVAVAGATGAVGREMLKTVAERGFPVSEIRALASVRSVGMKVPFGDAEVTVAELKDDSFTGVDLALFSAGGSVSERFAPVAAASGCVVVDNSSAWRMDPECPLVVPEVNPHDLAWHKGIIANPNCSTIQMVVALKPLHDAARIKRVVVSTYQAVSGTGQKAIAELEQQVRDLFGMREPEAKVYPYQIAFNCLPHIDVFLENEYTKEEMKMVHETVKIMGDPDIRVTATCVRVPVFYSHSESVNIETEKKLSAKEARVILSQAPGVRVVDNPDEKLYPMPILAAGGDETMVGRIREDETIPNGLNLWVVSDNLRKGAALNAVQIAEKLVEMDLLRITGR
- a CDS encoding HDOD domain-containing protein, whose product is MIKRKIILARIKRIEDLPSSVGKALKTMNDPDVDMGQLTSVLERDPAITANILRLANSAYFGATHKIASLRDAVVRLGSKQLFQLMLTVAVAPRMSPAVSGYDMPACALLEQSLAVAVASELSAATLDIQAPPHTFTAGLLANIGKIVLGQFLEVSGQEIVSLAEEREIPFDQAEREILGIDHLEVGAELLRNWSIPEEIVQVVRYRLQPDLLPSRNLALDLVHVGDAITRMTGIGQGFDGMHYPISGQVIERLGMNSRHVEQIMSLLVDRVEELQRLLPKCEGDI